The genomic stretch CTTCCGCGCCATGCACCCCTTCATGCTGCTGCACTTGTAGTACCCCCTGCGGTCACAGATATCCCATCGCAACAGGGCATTAGTTCGTTCTTCGTTGAGCCTGCgggtcagcagcagcagccacaaGGTCAACTGCGAGCACGCAGTACGGCTACCGAATTGTCTTGTAGTACTACAAAATGTACACGTGACGTGCAGTGCGACCAAAGCTGCTTGATGATGCCCAAGTGGCATGGCGTTTTATTCTTGTGGCTGAACTATCATCAAAGCTCCCAACTAGGACATCTATGTGAAGCCTCAAGGATGGCGTTTCCCCCCTTTTTCTTCTTTGctataataattttttttttaaaaaaggtgGCAATAATTAAGGTGTTGGGATCCTACCAAGTTGAGTGCTCTGCAGACAGTCAACGATCGACGATAAGGCTAGCTAGCTATACCGGGCGAGCAAGCAGTGAGTGCAACGCGTGGAAAGTATGCAAGGCGAGGGTCAAAGGCAGTTACCGTGGATAAGGCGAGCCCTTGATGGGCTTTTGGCCATACTTGCGCCACGCCCACGGgtccgacgacgacgagccgCCGTCGGCCACCGGCATCTCGCGCACCACCTTCTTCAGCTGGCTCTTCTTGCTGTCATCATACCACAACCATGGAGAAGACAAAAAGGAAAGCAATAAGCCATCGCAGTCGTGCAGCACTTCATTCTAGTTCTCTAACCAAATCATGCACGCAAAATTAAGCCTAAAAAAGGAATCTTGCACTAAATCTGTGTCGGCATCTTCACGGTATGGTTCTATGCTAGCTAGTACACACGATGATGGATGGAGTTTGAGCCACAGCAACAGCATCGGTACGGTACCTTCTTTTCGGCCGCGGCGTGCGCGCGCCTGGCTTCCGGCCTGGCGGCGACGCCCTCTGCTGCATCCCGGACGTGGACGCGGCCCCCGCTGGGAAGGAGATCATCACCTCGCGCTCGCCGCGCCCGTTGTCCCCCGCGCGCGGCGACGGCGCGACGACCGGCATCAGGAACGGCTTGTGATCCAAATCCAGGTACTCGAGGTCGTACAGGAGCGCCGCGGCCTTGGCCGCCACGGGCGGCGGCGCCCGCTGCTCCTGTCCCCGGACAGGCACAGGCACAGGCACAGCCACCGGCGTCGGCGGCGTGGCACGCGCGCCGGGCGGACGCTCCGGCGGCGCCGCCACGGGCGTGGTCGTCGTCGGCTCCGGCGGCGCTGCGTCTGGCTCCGCCCTCGGCGCCGCGGGGTCCGGGTGCGCGGCGACGCTGCCGCAGCTCCTGACGACGGCCTGCAGGTCCCAGTCGTTGAAGTGCTCCGCCATGCGCAGCAGCACGCCGCGCATGAACCACGACCGGGCTCTCCGCGCTGGAGCCTTTGACGAGCACAGAGGGGACGCGTGCGTGCTGCTCCTCTCCTGCCCGTATGCGGGGGACTGGAGAAGGAGGAAGGGGTGGGTTGACTTTTGGCACTGACAGTCCAGCAGGGCCCTCCCCCCGCACGCGCGCATATATACTCCATACGCGTATACGTATGTGTAGGAGTATTCGGACGCGCAGGCCGGTGGGGGGCCGCCGTCGGTCTGCAGAGACGCGGCACGGGACGGCGCGGGGGACTCTTCTACCCGCAGGCGGCAGGCCCGATCTTCTGCGATGGGATTGGGATGCGATGCGAAGTCAACCCGCTGCCAGCAAGTGGTGGGCACGGCGGCAGAGCAGCAGCGGCAGggataaaaaaaaaaaggagagatcGCGCCAGGATTTGCATCCCTAGTAGCCCCTAGGCGAGCGCGTTGCGGCTGGTTTCtgcctttggccttgtttagttcaccctgaaatccaaaaagttttcaaaatttcctgtcacatcgaatcttgcggcacatgcatgaagcattaaatatagacaaaaataaaaactaatcacacagtttgactgtaaatgacgaaatgaatcttttgagcctagttagtccatgattggataatatttatcaaataaaaacgaaaatgctacggtaccaaaatccgaaataatttcggaactaaacaaggccagtggaagggatgctgctgctgctgctgtgtggGCAAGTACACTTGTCAAAAGGGGGGCGGTCCGGGGCCCGCAGCCCCGGTggtcgacgtcgtcgtcgtcgtgcttGGCTAGGCTTTTTCGTGTTGTTCTCTTTGACTCTGCTCCAAATGTCAAaagggagaggagagagagacatGGTGCTGGACTGGAAGATTTGAGCCCAGTCTCACCCGTGTATCATCATAAAGAAGCCTGCTGCAGGCTGAGTGAGGCGTGGGAATAATAAACAGGAAATTATAATATGATGATGAATCGTTTTTACAGTTACTTGCACCCACCCtctttttattaattatttttatactACACTCCGTATATATACTTCGGTCCCCATTATTGGTCGCGCTTGACTACTACTATAGGCAGGCGTCAGTTATTCTCGTTCCGATCTCACTGACCCTGCGCAAATGTCAAAGGGCAGAGACGAGGAGGGATCTGTCCTGCTACGTGGATCCTGTAAATtatcgcgcgcgcgcgcgtgtgggGTCGCGGTGCGGAGCAGGGCAGGCAGACGAGCAGCCAGGCCAATAGCCGCGGCGATGAGTGGTAAAGTGCCGCGGGAGTGAGGCGCTTTTGGACACGAAAACGACACGCGCGCGCCGGCCGCTAGAGGCTAGATCGAGCATTGTTGCCGCCGTGCGCGGCCGTCGTCGAGTGCGCGCGGGGCCGGGGCAGGGGCCTGGAGTCTGCACGCATTATTTGTGCCGgccccgacgacgacgacgcccgaTCTCCCCGGCCGCCCGGCCGGCCCGGCCGCTTTTCTCGAACGGTCCACTGCAGGTGCCCCATGCCATGGACAGCAGCAGCGGGGAGGAGGATCTCGCGCGGCGTATAGTAGTCTGCCGCCTGCCGGTGCCGGGGCTCCTACGTTGCGGGAGccacgcacgcacgcatgcaTGCAAATAGGCAGAGCAGGAGACAGGCGAGTGCGGCGGGTTTTTGGTTAAAGTTTGGTGTGCCGAATGCATTAGCTAAGCCGGTGCGTATGGTCCGGTCGGTCTGTCTGTCCGCGTTATCTATCGCTGGCTCCCGGCGGATGGATGGatggccaccaccaccaccaccgcaccTCCCAGCTTGTTTGTTAGGTTTGGGCGCGTGCTCAAGCTCAACCGCAGCGGCGGCACTGCAACCCATCGATGATGGATGGTTGACACGTGACtgcgttttttttaaaaaaaaaaagtcgtGTCGCGATCGCCTACCTGACTTTGATTGAAGCAACTGGCGGCAGCAGTAGGTCCGGTCCATCTGCACTTTTCAAATGGCTGGCTAGTTCGTGACACACTGCACGTAGGTGCCAGGCTTCGATCTCCCGGTATCTGTATTCTTCTTCTTTGCAAGTTGCgacgttttctttttcttcttcctagGATATGGGGCTGTTCTTTTAGCGTCACAAAGCTTTCTGTTGGATACCATAAAaaagatacccaaatcagaataATAAAAAAACGTAAAAAACAGAGCATATTAACCATAATCACCGGGGCACGGTCTCCAGCTCAtttgacccctcagggcctcggacgcaagttccgactcgcccgacccctcagggtctcggacgcaagttccgtctcgcccgatcccTTCTGGGCTCAGGCGCCGGACCCCGCTCCACCAGGTCAACAAGACTTCCACCATAcagcgcccgtacccacgaagTGACAAGCGCGATGACTCCCATACCGCAACAGGGTAGGGTgccgactgttccaaccaccctggtcactttggccttacctctttcactatgcaatcttacctctttcactgtggcgtaCTGCCTTACAGTAAAAAAGGGGATGGGGAAGGTCAACCAGCGTCACTGTCTGCTGTCTTCTCCCACTATTAACAGGACGATCAGCAGtatcaccgatccgaccccctgactcttacagggctcggtaaccctctacaggagcagccatgctgtcaaccatccctcaaggacgagatggaccagcttcaacagggtcgggactgtggcttcaccattcaacagaagaaatctactcatgtaaatacttgtcttcccttgaggctataaaaggggagccagggctcacaactAAGGACAAGTTCAGAAGGTTCACACACACGACCACCACACTCCTTCACAGAGCAGCGAtcagcactctgtccaccactaagccgagacctgggacttagccctctctcgcaacctgcttgtaccccctactacaagcacctttgggtgcaaggttatacagaacccccaatcacactggacgtagggcattcttggcccgaaccagtataaaccctctgtgtctcacttgcatcaccatccaagtttgggtagtcacgcagacttaCACTCGTTATTGCCTAGACCACGAGtatagacgccgacagttggcgcgccaggtaggggccttccgCGTGACGCTCACCTGTCCCTACTGGGAAGgcttggatggcagacggatttcacccgctccgccgcggcaccatcatgacgtttgggagtttggagttcatgtctctcggttccggctacgacatggtcctcctcccgccatGTGGTGAAGTCGAGCCTAGtcccgagccgatcccaccacagtcagtGCGTGGGAGCCGTTCGGGACACCGTGCGGGGGGCACCCGgcgggggcgtcagagatcCAGGATCTCCGACCCTACCACTGAGGCCAGGACCTgtccggccctccccccgcatattcctcatcaGGTCGCCCGTTCCTCCGGCCCGACGGGCGCTAGAGGAAGGACTCGCGGGGCATCAAGCTCCGCTCCCAGGACCAACAGAGGATCATCGCGGCCTCCCGTCCCGCCCCGGTCaaaggggaaggcacggcccgcgcccgtcccccgcaagggggacaaaggggcctcagCATTCCGCCCTCCGCAGCCTGTGGATAGAGGGCAAACAGCGGCACCACCCGAGTTTTCTTTTGGGCTCAGGAACACAGCCGCCACCTACGCCTCTACCGTGAGCACTTCGTTAAGTGCATACACAGGCCTTCTAGGGCACCACTTGAGGTCTGCCCTGGACCTCATCTCCACGCCGCCCGTTTCGTCGTACCCAGAAGATCCCACCACAGGCGATGACGAATGGACCGGCGCTGACTTTTCcgggtgtggcgacccggagaccttcatgcgcttcttggaggccagcaactactgtctcggctactccgactccgacgacgggAGCTATGACCCGTCGCGAGAATGTTTCAACCTGGAAGTAGGGGGACGTCGCATAACGCCCAGGGGGGCGCAGGGCCCTCTAGGCAGGGGAATGCAACCCCACCTCCCAACCCTACTCCCGGGACCGATCCTGGAGCCCGAAGGGCAGCATCAGCCCCCGTAGGAGGACACCGCcctgacctcgagcagctcgatgagctggaggccaggctcgatgAAGAACGcacacgcctccgccaactccgcgaaGCCCTGGTCCGAGACCCGACTGGCCGCGGAGACGGAGGCGAAGCTAGACGCCGCGCCCGAGACGTCAATCGTCGTATCGTCGAGGATACAGGGGGTGACGCCccggtcttcagcacggccagccagaatgtgatggccgctgcactcctcctcagggccatgcccgagccgtcgactcctgaaggaaggagagtgc from Sorghum bicolor cultivar BTx623 chromosome 3, Sorghum_bicolor_NCBIv3, whole genome shotgun sequence encodes the following:
- the LOC8084855 gene encoding probable WRKY transcription factor 27 yields the protein MRACGGRALLDCQCQKSTHPFLLLQSPAYGQERSSTHASPLCSSKAPARRARSWFMRGVLLRMAEHFNDWDLQAVVRSCGSVAAHPDPAAPRAEPDAAPPEPTTTTPVAAPPERPPGARATPPTPVAVPVPVPVRGQEQRAPPPVAAKAAALLYDLEYLDLDHKPFLMPVVAPSPRAGDNGRGEREVMISFPAGAASTSGMQQRASPPGRKPGARTPRPKRSKKSQLKKVVREMPVADGGSSSSDPWAWRKYGQKPIKGSPYPRGYYKCSSMKGCMARKLVERSPAKPGVLIVTYMAEHCHPVPTQLNALAGTTRHKTSSSGAASSPKSHEQGQAVEKAAGRGAGDREHGNNETSSSMAGEFGGEEIAVAIDDDEFWPAGMDLDELLAPVDDDFDFEHVVEEEDGVLGRRLSL